The Cryptomeria japonica chromosome 9, Sugi_1.0, whole genome shotgun sequence DNA segment CAGAGGTAATCCGTTGGATGCCTTTACAAACTGTTTAACAAGCTCTTCAAATCCATCCAGTGAAATGGGCTTTGAAAAAGCATGCCAGCAAAAAAGTTGTTCTGCATGAAATGGATCCAATTCCTTCATTTTGTATACAGAGGAGATACCCCAAGACTTGAGTACTTCATTTTCACGAGTAGTAACAATGATGAGACTACCTTCGCATAGACTGTCCTTTATGGGCATTAGGGTATCCAGTTGGTCCACATCATCCACATCATCCAGAACAACGAGCACCCTTACAGATCTCAAATGCCTCGCAATCCTTGTCAATCCATCCTCTATATTGTCAACTGCTACACCTTCGACACCAAGGTCTTTGAAGAGTTTTAACTGCTTATTACGCAACATGCCTTTATGTGCTGCATCTCCAACACCAAAAATAAAGCTGGAACTCTCCATTAAAGGAGATCTTCTGTTGTATATTTCTTTAGCAAGAGTTGTTTTGCCAGAGCCACCTATACCCCAAATTCCCACAACTTGTACCATCTGATAAGCCTGGGCAGATTGAAATGTATTCACTTCAAAGTCTTCCATTATTTCATTTAGACCAACTGGATATTTGGCAACCACTAATGGAGCTGGTTTTAGTACTTTTAATATAGTATTCCCAATATTCTTCAGCAACCTCGTCTCATCACTGAGCAacaaatttttttggaaaaagaaaatAGAACAGATGAATATTTCAAAGTTGCATAAGACAAAAGAACTTTGGAATGCATATTTGTTAAGCTAAGGAGGTCGGGATGTATAGTACTTACTCTTCATTTTTGATGATTTGTCCAGTGAAAAATGAGGCTTTGTAGAGTGCCATTCTCCACTCCTCAAGCTGGTCCAAACTGTATCTACCCTTCTCTTTATGCTTCTTAAAGTCCTTGCTATACGCTCCTTCCCCTTGATCTACAGACCTGAGATCAGTAGGTTCTACATGGTAGAAAATAGGAATAATTTTGGCGTCAGTTTTAAGCATAAAGGAAAGCTCTGCCAAACACCAGGGTGATTCTGCATAGCGCTCTGAAAAAATTGCAATATGAAGTAAAGCGCTGCTCATTGCTGCTTCTATTGCTTTAGGCAAGAAATCCCCATATTTCAATTCCTCCGAATCCAAAAATACTGTCATTAACATACCAGTGATGATGGAATAAAGTGCGCTAGCTATTGTGTGTTTGACGTCTGGTCCTCGATGATTAATGAAGACATCGTAAGAGGGCTTTGG contains these protein-coding regions:
- the LOC131052392 gene encoding disease resistance protein RPV1 isoform X2, with product MVLSGCFRCNLPNSMASTSAAGETGPFDGMAPCSPSSGTYSTLMPKPSYDVFINHRGPDVKHTIASALYSIITEPTDLRSVDQGEGAYSKDFKKHKEKGRYSLDQLEEWRMALYKASFFTGQIIKNEDDETRLLKNIGNTILKVLKPAPLVVAKYPVGLNEIMEDFEVNTFQSAQAYQMVQVVGIWGIGGSGKTTLAKEIYNRRSPLMESSSFIFGVGDAAHKGMLRNKQLKLFKDLGVEGVAVDNIEDGLTRIARHLRSVRVLVVLDDVDDVDQLDTLMPIKDSLCEGSLIIVTTRENEVLKSWGISSVYKMKELDPFHAEQLFCWHAFSKPISLDGFEELVKQFVKASNGLPLSLKEFGAQLCGTSHEFWECQLDKISRVLPRNIKEAQR
- the LOC131052392 gene encoding disease resistance protein RPV1 isoform X3, with the protein product MVLSGCFRCNLPNSMASTSAAGETGPFDGMAPCSPSSEPTDLRSVDQGEGAYSKDFKKHKEKGRYSLDQLEEWRMALYKASFFTGQIIKNEDDETRLLKNIGNTILKVLKPAPLVVAKYPVGLNEIMEDFEVNTFQSAQAYQMVQVVGIWGIGGSGKTTLAKEIYNRRSPLMESSSFIFGVGDAAHKGMLRNKQLKLFKDLGVEGVAVDNIEDGLTRIARHLRSVRVLVVLDDVDDVDQLDTLMPIKDSLCEGSLIIVTTRENEVLKSWGISSVYKMKELDPFHAEQLFCWHAFSKPISLDGFEELVKQFVKASNGLPLSLKEFGAQLCGTSHEFWECQLDKISRVLPRNIKEAQR
- the LOC131052392 gene encoding disease resistance protein RPV1 isoform X1 → MVLSGCFRCNLPNSMASTSAAGETGPFDGMAPCSPSSGTYSTLMPKPSYDVFINHRGPDVKHTIASALYSIITGMLMTVFLDSEELKYGDFLPKAIEAAMSSALLHIAIFSERYAESPWCLAELSFMLKTDAKIIPIFYHVEPTDLRSVDQGEGAYSKDFKKHKEKGRYSLDQLEEWRMALYKASFFTGQIIKNEDDETRLLKNIGNTILKVLKPAPLVVAKYPVGLNEIMEDFEVNTFQSAQAYQMVQVVGIWGIGGSGKTTLAKEIYNRRSPLMESSSFIFGVGDAAHKGMLRNKQLKLFKDLGVEGVAVDNIEDGLTRIARHLRSVRVLVVLDDVDDVDQLDTLMPIKDSLCEGSLIIVTTRENEVLKSWGISSVYKMKELDPFHAEQLFCWHAFSKPISLDGFEELVKQFVKASNGLPLSLKEFGAQLCGTSHEFWECQLDKISRVLPRNIKEAQR